The genome window TGCCGGCGTCAATGGCTATCTGGACAAGATCGCGGTCGACCGGGTGGGCGACTACGAGGACGGGCTTTTGCTCAACCTTCGTGGCGAACATGCCGATGTGCTCGATGCGATCTGGGAGAAGAAGGCGCTCGACGATGAACTCGAGGGTCGCCTCAAGTCTGCGATCGAAGCGTTCACCAAGAACTTCGCCTGACGCGTGTTTGACGGCATCCAGGACAAGGGGCGGCCATGCCGAGCCTGAAGGAACTAAGAAACCGGATCGCCTCCGTTAAGGCGACGCAGAAGATCACCAAGGCCATGCAGATGGTGGCTGCGGCGAAGCTGCGTCGCGCGCAGGAGGCTGCGGAAGCTGCGCGGCCCTATGCGGAACGCATGGAAGCCGTTCTGGCCAATCTTGCCACCGCTTTCGAGGGGCGCGATGATGCACCGCTTCTTCTCGCGGGCACTGGCAGGGACGATGTCCATCTGCTGGTTGTCGCGACCGCAGAGCGTGGGCTGTGCGGCGGCTTCAACTCGTCGATCGCCAAACTGGCGCGCGAGCGGGCCAAGTCACTGCTCGCGGCCGGCAAGACCGTGAAGATCGTCTGCGTTGGCAAGAAAGGCTTCGACATTTTGAAGCGCGATCTTGGCAAGCACATCGTCAAGACGGTCGAGCTTCGTCACGTCAAGCGTGTGGCCTTCGAGAACGCCGACGATATCGGTGAACTGGTTCGCCAGATGTTCGATGACGGGGAGTTCGATGTCTGCACCTTGTTCTATTCGCGCTTCGAGTCGGTGATCAGCCAGGTGCCGACGGCGCAGCAGCTTATTCCGGCGACCTTCGAGAACGCGGAGGCCGAGCTGCCGGAGGGCAATGAGGCCGTCTACGAGTACGAGCCCGACGAGGGTGAAATTCTCGCGGAGCTTCTGCCGCGCAACATCTCGGTGCAGATCTTCCGGGGGCTCCTGGAAAATGCCGCCTCCGAGCAGGGTGCGCGGATGAGTGCGATGGACAATGCGACACGCAATGCCGGTGAAATGATCGACAAGCTGACGCTGAGCTATAACCGTCAGCGTCAGGCCCAGATCACCAAAGAGCTGATCGAAATCATCTCGGGCGCCGAAGCGCTCTGACCGGATCTAGACGAGGATAGCAATATGGCTGAAAAAACAGTCGGACGGATCACCCAGGTCATCGGCGCCGTTGTCGACGTACAGTTCGACGACCATCTGCCGCCGATCTTGAACGCGCTGGAAACGGACAACAACGGCACCCGTCTGGTGCTTGAGGTCGCCCAGCACCTTGGCGAGAACACGGTTCGCACCATCGCGATGGATGCAACCGAAGGTCTCGTTCGCGGCCAGGATGTGGTCGACACCAAGGAGCCGATCTCGGTTCCGGTCGGTGCCGGTACCCTCGGGCGTATCATGAACGTCATCGGCGAGCCGGTCGACGAGGCCGGGCCGATCGCCCATGAGGCCAAGCGCGGCATCCACCAGGAAGCCCCGAGCTTCACCGAGCAGTCCACCGACGCGGAAATTCTCGTGACGGGCATCAAGGTCGTCGACCTCCTCGCCCCCTACTCCAAGGGTGGCAAGATCGGCCTGTTCGGCGGTGCCGGCGTCGGCAAGACCGTGCTCATCATGGAGCTCATCAACAACATCGCCAAGGCGCACGGCGGCTATTCCGTTTTCGCCGGTGTCGGAGAGCGGACCCGCGAGGGCAACGATCTCTACTGGGAGATGATCGAGTCCAACGTCAACCGCGATCCCAAGGAGAATGACGGTTCCACCGAGGGGTCCAAGTGCGCGCTGGTCTACGGCCAGATGAACGAACCTCCCGGAGCGCGTGCCCGCGTGGCGTTGACCGGCCTTACCGTTGCCGAGCATTTCCGTGACGAAGGCCAGGACGTGCTGTTCTTTGTCGACAACATCTTCCGCTTCACGCAGGCGGGCTCGGAAGTGTCGGCGCTTCTCGGCCGCATTCCCTCGGCCGTGGGCTATCAGCCGACGCTCGGCACCGACATGGGTGCGATGCAGGAACGCATCACCACCACGACCAAGGGGTCGATCACCTCGGTGCAGGCCGTCTACGTCCCGGCCGATGACTTGACCGATCCGGCGCCGGCCTCGACCTTTGCCCACCTTGATGCAACGACGGTTCTCAACCGGTCGATCGCGGAAAAGGGCATCTACCCGGCCGTGGATCCGCTCGACTCGACGTCGCGTATCCTCGATCCGCGCATCATCGGCGACGAGCACTACGAAACAGCCCGTGCGGTGCAGGCCACCCTTCAGCGCTACAAGGCACTTCAGGACATCATCGCCATTCTCGGCATGGACGAGCTTTCGGAAGAAGACAAGCTCTCCGTGGCACGCGCCCGCAAGATCGAGCGCTTCCTGTCGCAGCCGTTCTTCGTGGCCGAGATCTTCACCGGTTCGCCGGGCAAGCTCGTCGCGCTGGAAGACACCATCAAGGGTTTCAAGGGTCTGGTGGAAGGTGAGTACGATCACCTGCCGGAGGCGGCCTTCTACATGGTCGGGTCGATGGATGAAGCCGTCGAGAAGGCTCAAAAGCTCGCTGCGGAAGCCGCGTAAGACAGTCAAGGACCGAGGCACGACATGGCCGAAGCATTCCAGTTCGAACTCGTCTCTCCGGAGCGACTTCTTCTGTCGGAAGAAGCGACCCAGGTCGTGGTTCCGGGCGTCGAGGGCGAGTTTGGCGTCATGGCGGGGCATGCCCCGATGATGTCGACCCTGCGTCCCGGTGTGTTGACCGTGTCGCGGCCCTCTTCGGCGGACGAAACGTTCTTCGTTCGTGGCGGCTTTGCGGAAGCGGGTCCGAAGGGCCTGACGGTTCTGGCAGAAGTGGCCGTCCCGATGGCGGACCTCAAGGCCGATGACGTTGCGCGACAGATTCGCGAAGCCGAGGAAGACATCGCAGATGCAAGCGATGACGAGGCGCGTGAACGGGCCCGGATCGCGCTGGATCACCTCCGCGATATGGAGCGAGCGGTGACAGCGCAGTAAGATCGCTGGGGCATGCAGAACTTTGAAAGCCCGGAGCACGCCGATGTGCTCCGGGCTTTTTATTGTCCACAGTCTGCCGTCGGTTTTCGTCCAGGATGCTTCCGGGTAGGATGCTCTGCATGAAGATCCCTCAGGCAAAGTCATGACCCGTCGAGCATTCGAGATGCTGGCAGGATTCCGGATTCTGCCCGGATACTTCGACCAGGAAGCCCAGGCGACGCTCCTGGCGGAGATCCGGTCGGCCGTTTTGGCCGCTCCGCTCTTCCTTCCTCGAATGCCGAAGACGGGAAAGCCGTTTTCGGTCCGCATGTCGAATTGCGGGCCTCTCGGCTGGGTGGCCGATGTCGACGGCTATCGATATCAGGCGACCCATCCCGAAACAGGCCGCCCGTGGCCCGCGATGCCCCGTCTCCTGACGGACGCCTGGCGCGGTATTTGTTCCGGTGCCCCGGATCCCCAGGCCTGTCTGATTAATTTCTATGGCCCTGATGCACGCATGGGCCTGCATCAGGACAGGGACGAGGAGACATTCGACGCGCCGGTTTTGTCGGTGTCCCTTGGGGCGACGGCGGTCTTCCGGATCGGCGGGCGGGCCCGCCGGGACCCGACGCGTTCACTCCGATTGGCGTCCGGGGATGTGCTGGTGCTTGGAGGGGATGCGCGGCTCGCCTACCACGGCGTGGACCGGATCATCAAGGGAACGTCGGAGCTCGTGAAGGACGACGGCCGCATAAACCTGACGCTTCGCCGGGTCACCCCGCCGGGATGCTAGTGGAGCGAATTTGACATTTGAGTCCTGTTCGGGGCGAGGCTCCCGATCAAATTTTAAATTCAAAAGATCCAATAAAATCATATATTTATCTAGTGGTTCTCTTGAATCCGACATTTGCTGCGGCGGTGCTGTACGGGGAGGCAAATGTCGGAATCGAACCACTAGGGGTCCGGCCTTTGCAATCCGGCACGCGCTGCCGCCGTCGTGACGGGGAGGATACGGGCGTCGGGAGCCGCGGCTCCGAATGTGATCGAGGTCAAGCCGGTTGCAGTCCGGCCATGCTACATGGACAGAAGGCAAGGCGTGCGCGAAAGGAAAGGCGCAAGGGTTATGACATCGAAAGTAAAGCTGGCTGGAAGATGCATGTGCGGAGCGGTCGAAATCTCGGGCACCGCCGATGGGCCAACAGCGGGGGCCTGCCATTGTGACATGTGCCGCCGCTGGTCCTCCGGGCCGTTCTTCGAGGTGACCTGCGGTGATTTGGTCTTCCAGGGCGAGGACAGTATCATCAGGTTCCGTTCATCCGTTTGGGCGGAACGCGGGTTCTGCGGGAAATGCGGATCGAACCTGTTCTACCACATCGTCGACAGCGACGAATACCAGATCGCGGCGGGGCTTCTCGACCAGCAATCCGATCTGCGTCTCGCCCTGCAGGTCTTCACCGACAGCAAGCCGTCCTACTATACCTTGGCCGACGATACCGAAACCATGACCGGTGCGGAAGTCTATGCCGCCTTTGCGCCGCCGTCGGATTGAGCCACCCTGAAAGACTGAGCATGCTTCCCGCCGATGAAGCCGGTTCCGGCTGCATTTGTTTGTCGGCGACCGGCGTTGCGCATCGGTCCGTGAGGCAAGGTTCTAGCCGAACACCGCGACGGCAAGCAGGGCGGCAATCACCCAGAGCGCAAGTCGTCCCGACCGGCTGTGCCTGGCTTCCGCCCGGCCGATCGCTTCGGCGGTCTCGGGGTCGAACCGCAGGCCCTTTTCCGCCATCCGCTCCAGCTCGCCGGACAGACGCTGGGCGCGATCCGCCATCAATGGCAGGTCCGCGGCCAGCCGGCCGAGCGCTGTCAGGCCGCCGGCAGCATCCTGCAATCGGCCGGCCGGGCCGAGATTGCGCTCGATCCAGGTGCGGATCACGGGCTCTGCTGTTCGCCACATGTCGAGATGCGGATTGAGGGTCCGCGCAACCCCTTCGACCACGACCATCGTTTTTTGCAGCATGATCAGCTGCGGCTGGGTGCGCATGTTGAAGAGGTCGGTGACTTCGAGCAGCTGTGTGAGCAGCCGGGCCATCGAGATTTCCGAAGCGTCGTGACCATGGATCGGCTCGCCGATCGCACGGATCGCCTGAGCGAAGACATCGACGTCCTGATCGGACGGCACATAGCCCGCCTCGAAGTGAACCTCTGCCACACGACGGTAGTCACGGGTGATGAAGCCGAACAGAATTTCAGCGAGAAACCGCCGCTCTGTACGCCCGAGCCGTCCGGTGATGCCGAAGTCGACGGCCACAAGCGTGCCGTCCGGTTCGAGGAACAGGTTGCCCTGATGCATGTCGGCGTGGAAGAAGCCGTCGCGCACGGCGTGCCGCAGAAATGACTGGATGATGCTGGCACCGACAGCCGGCAGGTCGTGTCCATCGGCTGCGAGGCCGTCGACATCCGAGAGCTTTCGGCCCGAGATCCACTCCATCGTCAGCACGCATTTGGCGGTGCGCGGCCAATCGACGGACGGCACGCGAAAGCCCGGATCCTCGGCGGTGTTTTCGCCCATTTCCGAAAGACCTGCGGCTTCGAGCCGGAAATCCATCTCCAGTTCGACCGAGCGCGCCAGCGTGTCGACGATAGCCAGCGGCCGCAGCCGGCGCGACGGCGGATGGAACCGTTCCACGAGCCGGGCGATCAGATAAAAGCTGCGCAAGTCGCGCCGGAAGCGGTCGGCGACCCCGGGGCGCAGCACCTTCACCGCCACCGCCCGCAGATGGCCGTCGCTGTCGCGGATCTGCGCCGGGTGGACCTGAGCGATCGAGGCGGCGGCGACCGGAAGCCCGAAGGTTTCAAAAAGGGCTTCTACCGGCTTGCCGAGCTGTTCTTCCACCACCTTGCGGGCCGCGTCCATCGGGAACGACGGGATCTGGTCCTGCAATGCGGTGAGGTCCAATGCCATGTCTCGACCAACGACATCCGGGCGCGTGGCCAGGAACTGCCCGAGTTTCACATAGGACGGACCAAGGCGTGTCAGCGCGTCGGAGAGGCGCTTGTCGGCAGCCTTGTCGCGGGCCGAGCGGCGTTCGAGCAGGCGCACCATCTTGAGCGCATAGCGCTGCGCCGGCGGCATGTCGGGAAGATCGACAATGCCGAAGACACCCTCGCGGGCCAGGACGTAGCCGGCGCGCGCCAGACGGAAAAGTGCGATCACGGCCATCGGCGTTTCAAACCGCCCAGCCGGAGTGCAGAGCGGCGATGCCACCCGAGTAGTTGCGGTAGGTGACCCGCGAAAACCCGGCATCGCGGATCATCTGCGCAAACCGCTCCTGATGGGGAAATTTGCGGATCGATTCCACCAGGTAGCGATAGGGCTCGCCGTCGCCGGTGACCATCCGGCCCATTGCCGGGATCGCATTGAAGGAGAAGGCATCATAGACCTTGTCGAGCGCGGGAACGTCGACCTGGCTGAATTCCAGGCAGAGGAACCGGCCGCCGCGTTTCAGCACGCGCCGGGCCTCGCGCAACGCCTTGGCGATGTCCGGCACATTGCGAATGCCGAAAGCGATCGTATAGGCGTCGAAATTGCGGTCAGGGAAGGGAAGGTCCTCCGCATTGCCTTCGACAAAGCGCAGCACATCGCCGAGGCCGGCTTTCTGGGCACGCTCGCGTCCAACCGAAAGCATTGAGCCGTTGATGTCGCAGACAACGGCCCGGGTTGCCTGGCCTCCCTGGCGCACGATCCGGGTGGCGACGTCGCCTGTTCCCCCGGCGACGTCGAGCACCGAATAGGCGCGACGGTCGTTCTTCGGCGGTGCGAGGGCGGCCACCATCGCGTCCTTCCAGAGGCGATGCAGCCCGCCGGACATCAGGTCGTTCATGACGTCGTAGCGCGCCGCGACCTGGTGGAAGACGTCGTTGACGAGCGGTTGCTTCTCACCGCTTGCCACCGTGCGGAAACCGAAGCTCGTTGCCATTTCGGGCCCTTGCGCGCGCGTCTCGTTCCCGTTCGTGCTGCCCGGCATGTCCTGTCTCCCGCCTGTCGTCCGGCTGTACCGGAAATCACTCGATGCAGCCTCTTCCGGTTGCCTTACAGCATTTTCCCCAAGAGGTCACGGCTGCCTTGTGCATCGTCCCGCGGCTGCGTCGATCCGCCCCCGCAGCCGCTCCGGCGGCTTTGCGTTGACGCGGCTCGCCACTTCTGTATGCAGGCTTTTGAAACTGCCGCCGGACACCCGCGCGCGTGACGTCTGTGCCTCAAGGGAGATCGCTTTATGCCTGAGTTGCCAGAGGTGGAAACCGTCCGCCGCGGATTGCAGCCGGTGATGGAGGGGGCAAGGATAGAGGACGTGGTGCTGGCACGCGCAGATCTGCGGTTTCCCTTTCCGCCCGGTTTCGCCGAACGGATCGTGGGACGGACGGTGGTCTCGCTCGGTCGGCGGGCGAAATATCTGCTGGCCGACCTCGACGATGGCGAAGCGGTCGTGATGCATCTGGGGATGTCGGGGGCGTTTCGGATCGAGGATCCGGAGACCTTCGGCGGCGAAGGCGGCGCGCGCATGCCGGGCGCCTTCCACTACCCGCGATCCGAGGAACGCAAGCACGACCACGTCGTATTCCGCTTGCGTTGCGCGAACGGCACGCCCATGCGCATTGTCTACAATGATCCGAGACGTTTCGGCTTCATGACGCTGGTCCGTCGCACGGAAATGGATGTCCATCCGTATTTTCGCAAACTCGGGATCGAACCCACGGGCAATGAACTCGATGGGGCGTATCTGGCGCGGGTTCTCGCGGGGAAGGCGACCTCGCTGAAGGCGGCCCTTCTGGATCAGCGCGTCGTCGCGGGACTTGGCAACATCTACGTCTGCGAGGCGCTTCACGATGCGGGCCTTTCGCCGATGCGTCCGGCCGGGACGCTGGCTGGAAAAATCGGACGGGCGGGCATGAAGGCAAAGCGGCTCGCGGCTGCGATCCGCAGTGTGATCGACGCAGCCATCGCCGCGGGGGGGTCGACATTGCGCGACCACCGTCAGGCGGACGGCGAGCTTGGATACTTCCAGCATACATTCAAGGTCTACGGTCGCGAAGGCGAGCCGTGCCGGACAGAGGGCTGTGGCGGCACGATCCTCCGCGCCGTCCAGTCGGGCCGTTCGAGTTTTCACTGTCCGCGCTGCCAGACCTGAGAGTTGCGCGAAATCCGGGGGGCGTCCCGATAAAGGTGATATATCCGCAGCGTCGCCTGCGCGTTCGGGCGCGGTTGCGGCGGATGCGCCCATCGGCTACCCCTTCTTTATTGGGAGCGGCGTTGAGGATCGATGCCGCGCGGATTGCCGGAGGTTCCATGGGATACGAGAATATTCAGGTTGAGAAACGGGGCCGCGTGGCCCTTGTTACCCTCAACCGCCCGAAGGCGTTGAACGCGCTGAATTCGGCCCTGATCGCGGAGTTGAACGAGGCCCTGGCCCAGTTCCAGAGCGACGACAAGATCGGCTGTGTGGTGCTCACCGGCTCGGAGAAGGCCTTCGCTGCCGGCGCTGACATCAAGGAAATGAGCTCGCTCTCCTATGTCGAGGCCTATACGGGCGATTTCATCACCTCCTGGGATGAAGTTTCGCGGTTCCGCAAGCCGATCATCGCGGCGGTTGCAGGCTATGCGCTCGGCGGTGGCTGCGAACTGGCGATGATGTGCGACTTCATTCTGGCCGCCGATACGGCCAAGTTCGGTCAGCCGGAAATCACGCTCGGGGTCATGCCCGGTGCGGGCGGTACACAGCGGCTCACCCGGTTCGTCGGCAAGTCCAAGGCCATGGAAATGTGCCTCACCGGACGCATGATGGATGCGGCGGAGGCGGAGAGTTCCGGCCTTGTCAGCCGCGTCATCCCTGCCGACGAACTCGTCGACGAGGCAATGCGAGTGGCGGAGAAGATTGCCGACTTCTCTCTGCCCATCGCAATGATGACGAAAGAGAGCGTAAACCGCTCCTACGAGACCACGCTCGGGGAAGGGGTCCGGTTCGAACGCCGGGTGTTCCACTCGATGTTCGCGACCGAGGATCAAAGCGAAGGAATGGCCGCCTTCGTCGAGAAACGGGCGCCGCAGTTCAAGAACCGGTGAGAGCCCGGCTGGAAACCGGCGGGCGCCGCCACTTTCACGTTGACGGGCGCCGGGTGGGCCACTATAAGCCAAGTCGACCGGTGGCGGAGTGTTCCGCCGCCGCTTTCGTTTGACCGGGGTGACATCTGGCGCCTCGATCTTGACGAGCCAGAATGTTCACGTAACGCATCAGGACACACCATGGCCAACACCCCTTCGGCCAAGAAGGCGGCACGCAAGATCCAGCGCCGCACGGCCATCAACAAGGCCCGCCGCACCAGGGTGCGCTCGCACCTTCGCAAGGTCGAGGAGGCGATCGCTTCCGGTGACCAGTCGGCGGCCAACGACGCGCTCAAGGCTGCCCAGCCGGAACTCATGCGGGCGGTAACCAAGGGCGTCTTTCACAGCAATCTGGCAGCCCGGAAGATCTCCAGGCTGAATTCGCGGATCAAGTCGATCGGCGCCTGACGATTTTTGCTGCGATTGAAGATTTTGAACCCGGCCTTTTGGTCGGGTTTTTCTTTTGCCGGCGCACTCTTTTGGGGTTGCTATCCGTCTAAATACAGAGACCGAATCGCGCGGCCCCGCTATCCGTGTCCGTGGCAGAAAAAGCCTTTTTATTTCAATAGTTTAAATGGATGTAGTCCGGGTGCGTCGGCCCCCGTCCGGGTTTGGGGGTTGTCAAGAATGAAGTCGATAAATTTTTTTTGGTGCACAGCAAACTGGGATATTGAGTGCGCCAGAACGCCAAAATGCATTGAGTCCAAACGTCTTCCAAATCGAGATGGCGGGGATCGAGGCATGGATCACGGGGCAGGGTTCGCACCGCGTTAACGAATTGCTCTGCGGCGCTGTTGCGAGGCCGATTTCGGCTGTGTATGGTCTCTTCATCGGGCGGTCGCCCGGGTAAATCGAAACAAGAAATCAACTAAGGGCCTCTGGAAGAGCAATGCTATATTTTTGTGGAAAATATACATTGAGTGGTTCCCGTAATCCCTTCCGGTCTGGTCAGAAGCTTGTCTGGAGGTCTTGGCTTCGGCCACTTGAGATCTTCGTGTAAACAGCTTTCTTACCCTTAAAATATGACATGAGAACCGTCGAACTTGTTTGACGGAACGGATTTTATTGTCTGATTGGGGTTGTGAAGTGCCGGGCGTGACGTGCATGACAAGACGGGCGGCAAAGCCTGCGGCAAAGTGCTCGACAAGTCCGACGGAGTGATTGGGAAGAATGCGGGGCGTGCAGGTTGGCTTTCTCCGCTCTCGCGAAACGAAAACGAAAATGAGGGGCTTGACGATGAACGCGCAATGGACTTTCTGTGCCGCTCCCAAATCGGCGAAGGCAGTCAGGCGCGATCCCTAGCCGGCCCTGGCTGAGCCGACCGGTCGGACGCTCCCGTCCACCGGACAAGACTGGATCATTCACCCCTGCGTGGCCTGTCGGGTCAGGGTTTGGCGGCGATGCGCTTTGCATCTGCGGCGAACCGCGGCGACCTCGTGTCACGCGTCAGAAAACATCAACGGATGCGGCTTGGCCGTTCCCGGACGTGCTTTGTGCGCAAACGCCAGAGACCGTCGGGTAAAAAACGATGAAAAACAAAGGTACAGCGGGATCTGCGGCGGCGGACACTCCCGTTGGACAAGGAGGCGATCACGATGAACTTGCAGGAGATGCCGGCGTCTGACCTTGGAGGTGCGGAGCACTGGGTGCGCGTCAAGAAACGTCTGCGGGCTGAACTGGGTGAAGATGTTTTCACCAGTTGGTTCGCACGGGTCGATCTTGAGGATCACGCCAATGGCACCGTGCGCCTGTCGGTGCCGACGCGATTCCTCAAGCAGTGGATCCAGTCGCACTATCGCGATCGGCTTATCGGCCTGTGGCAACACGAATGTGCGGATGTTCACCGCATTGAGCTCACCGTTCGCGGCGCCGTACGTGCCCGGCCGACACCTCAGTCGGCACTGGGCGGGAGTGTGCGGTCGTCTCAATCGCTCAAGGCTGCGGACAAGCCGCGTCTGGAGGCTGTTGCCGGTTCCGATGTCGCGCGTGCAGGCTCTGCGGTGTCGTCGCGAAGCGCGGCTCCGATGCCCGACGGTCTCGAAGGCGCCTCGCTTGACCCGAAATACACGTTCGATTCCTTCGTCGAGGGCGAGTCCAACGCGCTTGCCCTGGCGGCTGCCCGCCAGATCGCGACCGCGAGCGCCGTGACTTTCAACCCGCTGTACATCCATGCGTCTGTCGGGTTGGGAAAGACGCACCTCATGCAGGCGGTGGCAAGCGCGGCGAGAGCATCGGGAAAGCGGGTGCTCTACCTGACGGCCGAGCATTTCATGTACCGCTTCGTCGCCGCCTTGAAGTCCCAGTCGGCGCTGGCGTTCAAGGACACGCTTCGCACGATTGACCTGCTGTTGATCGACGACATGCAGTTCCTTCACGGCAAGCAGATTCAGCAGGAATTCTGCCACACGCTCAATGCGTTGATCGATGGCGCGCGCCAGGTCGTGGTGGCGGCGGACCGCCCGCCCTCGGATTTGGAAACGCTGGATGACCGGATGCGCTCGCGGCTGGCCGGCGGCCTCGTTGCCGCGATCTCGGAACCGGATTACGGCTTGCGTCGTGCGATCCTCACCGGACGTGTCGATACCGTGCGCCGCGCCCATCCGGGGTTCGCCGTCCCGGAAAGCGTCCTTGATTACGTCGCGCGCAATGTCGGCAATTCCGGTCGCGATCTGGAAGGGGCGCTCAATCGCCTGATCGCGCACAACCAGTTGACCAATCAGCCGGTCACACAGGAAATGGCGGAAGCGACCCTGCGCGATCTGGTGCGCAACACCGAGCCGCGCCGGGTGAAGATCGAGGAAATCCAGCGCGTGGTGTCGAAGCACTACAGCGTGTCGAAGGCGGATCTCCTTTCGGCCAGACGCACGCGCACCATCGTCCGTCCGCGCCAGATTGCCATGTATCTCGCCAAGATGATGACCCCGCGCTCCCTGCCGGAGATCGGGCGCCGCTTCGGAAACAGAGACCACACGACAGTTCTGCATGCCGTCCGCAAGATCGAGGACCTCAGCCGCAATGATAGCACGCTTGCCCAGGAAATCGACCTGCTGAAGCGCATGCTCGACGCCTGATACACCGTTTTGGCGACAGGGCGACGCCGGCGTCGCCCGCGCCCGGACGCACGGTGTCCCCCGTCGGCCGAGACCGTCCCGCCGGGGGATGGTGTTTGCAGCGCCGGCGGTTTCGCAGCCTGGCCGTCACGCCCTCGGGAGCGGCGGTTTTCTGCGGATATCAGCTGAAATCGCGCTGGTGCCCTCTTGCTTTTTGCGGCGCGAAGGGCCAGTGTCGACGCCCATTTCGCCGTCGCGGCTTATCCTTGCGGACGCGGCCTCCCGGTGCCAACGCATTTGACAACGGACGACACAATGAAAGTGACGCTTGAGCGGACGGATCTCCTGAAGTCCCTGACCCATGTCCACCGTGTCGTCGAACGCCGGAACACCATCCCGATCCTCTCGAATGTGCTGTTGCGCTGCGAGGCGGGTGAACTGGCGTTGAAGGCGACCGATCTCGACCTTGAAATCTCCGAGCGCATCGCAGCCCATGTGGAGCAGCCGGGTGCGACGACCGTTCCCGCGCACATGATCTACGACATCGTACGCAAGTTGCCCGAAGGCGCACAGGTGGCGCTTGAAACCTCCGGCGACAATGCGACGCTTGAGATCCGCGCCGGACGCTCGCGGTTCGCGCTTCAGATGCTGCCGGAGTCGGACTTTCCGGACATCACGGCCGGCGATTTCACGCATTCCTTCACGCTGACGGCCCGCGACATGCGCACGGTGCTCGATGCCACGCAGTTTGCGATTTCCACCGAGGAAACGCGCTACTATCTCAATGGCATCTACATGCATGCGGTCGCGACCGAGGCAGGCGAGCGGTTTCGCGGCGTTGCGACCGACGGGCACCGCCTGGCGCGGGCCGAGATTCCGGCGCCGTCCGGGGCTTCCGGGATGCCGGGCATCATCGTGCCGCGCAAGACGGTCGGCGAGATGCAGAAGCTTCTGGAAAATCCCGATGCCGAGGCGTTGATCGAGATCTCCGAGACCAAGATCCGCATCACCACCGCCAATGTCGTGCTGACGTCGAAACTGATCGACGGAACATTTCCCGATTACGGCCGGGTCATTCCGCAAAACAACGACAAGGAAATGCTGGTCGATCGCGACGAGTTCAAGTCGGCGGTCGATCGGGTTTCGACGATTTCGTCGGAGCGCGGACGGGCCGTGAAACTGGCGATTTCGGAAGGACGGATGGTCCTGACGGTCGTCAATCCGGACTCCGGGTCGGCGACCGAGGAACTGGCGGTCGACTATGAATCCGAT of Stappia sp. ES.058 contains these proteins:
- a CDS encoding F0F1 ATP synthase subunit gamma; protein product: MPSLKELRNRIASVKATQKITKAMQMVAAAKLRRAQEAAEAARPYAERMEAVLANLATAFEGRDDAPLLLAGTGRDDVHLLVVATAERGLCGGFNSSIAKLARERAKSLLAAGKTVKIVCVGKKGFDILKRDLGKHIVKTVELRHVKRVAFENADDIGELVRQMFDDGEFDVCTLFYSRFESVISQVPTAQQLIPATFENAEAELPEGNEAVYEYEPDEGEILAELLPRNISVQIFRGLLENAASEQGARMSAMDNATRNAGEMIDKLTLSYNRQRQAQITKELIEIISGAEAL
- the atpD gene encoding F0F1 ATP synthase subunit beta, translated to MAEKTVGRITQVIGAVVDVQFDDHLPPILNALETDNNGTRLVLEVAQHLGENTVRTIAMDATEGLVRGQDVVDTKEPISVPVGAGTLGRIMNVIGEPVDEAGPIAHEAKRGIHQEAPSFTEQSTDAEILVTGIKVVDLLAPYSKGGKIGLFGGAGVGKTVLIMELINNIAKAHGGYSVFAGVGERTREGNDLYWEMIESNVNRDPKENDGSTEGSKCALVYGQMNEPPGARARVALTGLTVAEHFRDEGQDVLFFVDNIFRFTQAGSEVSALLGRIPSAVGYQPTLGTDMGAMQERITTTTKGSITSVQAVYVPADDLTDPAPASTFAHLDATTVLNRSIAEKGIYPAVDPLDSTSRILDPRIIGDEHYETARAVQATLQRYKALQDIIAILGMDELSEEDKLSVARARKIERFLSQPFFVAEIFTGSPGKLVALEDTIKGFKGLVEGEYDHLPEAAFYMVGSMDEAVEKAQKLAAEAA
- a CDS encoding F0F1 ATP synthase subunit epsilon; translated protein: MAEAFQFELVSPERLLLSEEATQVVVPGVEGEFGVMAGHAPMMSTLRPGVLTVSRPSSADETFFVRGGFAEAGPKGLTVLAEVAVPMADLKADDVARQIREAEEDIADASDDEARERARIALDHLRDMERAVTAQ
- a CDS encoding alpha-ketoglutarate-dependent dioxygenase AlkB produces the protein MTRRAFEMLAGFRILPGYFDQEAQATLLAEIRSAVLAAPLFLPRMPKTGKPFSVRMSNCGPLGWVADVDGYRYQATHPETGRPWPAMPRLLTDAWRGICSGAPDPQACLINFYGPDARMGLHQDRDEETFDAPVLSVSLGATAVFRIGGRARRDPTRSLRLASGDVLVLGGDARLAYHGVDRIIKGTSELVKDDGRINLTLRRVTPPGC
- a CDS encoding GFA family protein; translation: MTSKVKLAGRCMCGAVEISGTADGPTAGACHCDMCRRWSSGPFFEVTCGDLVFQGEDSIIRFRSSVWAERGFCGKCGSNLFYHIVDSDEYQIAAGLLDQQSDLRLALQVFTDSKPSYYTLADDTETMTGAEVYAAFAPPSD
- the ubiB gene encoding 2-polyprenylphenol 6-hydroxylase → MAVIALFRLARAGYVLAREGVFGIVDLPDMPPAQRYALKMVRLLERRSARDKAADKRLSDALTRLGPSYVKLGQFLATRPDVVGRDMALDLTALQDQIPSFPMDAARKVVEEQLGKPVEALFETFGLPVAAASIAQVHPAQIRDSDGHLRAVAVKVLRPGVADRFRRDLRSFYLIARLVERFHPPSRRLRPLAIVDTLARSVELEMDFRLEAAGLSEMGENTAEDPGFRVPSVDWPRTAKCVLTMEWISGRKLSDVDGLAADGHDLPAVGASIIQSFLRHAVRDGFFHADMHQGNLFLEPDGTLVAVDFGITGRLGRTERRFLAEILFGFITRDYRRVAEVHFEAGYVPSDQDVDVFAQAIRAIGEPIHGHDASEISMARLLTQLLEVTDLFNMRTQPQLIMLQKTMVVVEGVARTLNPHLDMWRTAEPVIRTWIERNLGPAGRLQDAAGGLTALGRLAADLPLMADRAQRLSGELERMAEKGLRFDPETAEAIGRAEARHSRSGRLALWVIAALLAVAVFG
- the ubiE gene encoding bifunctional demethylmenaquinone methyltransferase/2-methoxy-6-polyprenyl-1,4-benzoquinol methylase UbiE, giving the protein MPGSTNGNETRAQGPEMATSFGFRTVASGEKQPLVNDVFHQVAARYDVMNDLMSGGLHRLWKDAMVAALAPPKNDRRAYSVLDVAGGTGDVATRIVRQGGQATRAVVCDINGSMLSVGRERAQKAGLGDVLRFVEGNAEDLPFPDRNFDAYTIAFGIRNVPDIAKALREARRVLKRGGRFLCLEFSQVDVPALDKVYDAFSFNAIPAMGRMVTGDGEPYRYLVESIRKFPHQERFAQMIRDAGFSRVTYRNYSGGIAALHSGWAV